One window of the Bacillota bacterium genome contains the following:
- a CDS encoding amidohydrolase family protein, whose amino-acid sequence MQFHGCSTSKEETVLDTVLRGAALIDGTGGDVIEDSIISFRNGTITHVGTAADYKVAGHTEIYDLSGKYIIPGLIDVHIHLDLHGMADTYRENLVENKLRAIRSATEMELTVLAGFTTVRNMGSTNYIDVAVKRAIEENLIKGPRILTSGKIICMKSAGIEYFQGMYREADGVDENRKAAREQLKEGVDFLKVMATGAIMNPGGVPGAPQLNTEEIRAVVEEGIKLSKYTAAHAHGAQGIKNAIRAGVRTIEHGTLADDEAIEMMVADQIYMVPTLTSNYLMLQHGEEEGVPSFMMEKAEEVSEIRVQTAKKAITAGVKIAMGTDAGTPYNYHGKNSLEMVRFVEENLMTEMEALCAATQTAAETIGLEDMIGTLKTGKTADIVVLEKNPLTDIKCLLNGENIYKVFKEGVLVK is encoded by the coding sequence ATGCAATTCCATGGTTGCTCAACTTCTAAGGAGGAGACTGTTTTGGACACCGTTTTAAGAGGGGCTGCTTTAATCGACGGCACCGGTGGTGATGTAATAGAAGATTCAATTATTAGTTTCAGGAATGGAACCATTACTCATGTGGGCACAGCAGCAGATTACAAGGTAGCCGGTCACACCGAGATTTATGACCTCTCCGGCAAATATATTATCCCCGGGCTTATTGATGTACACATTCACCTTGATCTACATGGCATGGCCGACACATACAGGGAAAACCTTGTGGAAAATAAGCTACGTGCCATTCGCTCCGCCACGGAAATGGAATTAACTGTTCTCGCCGGTTTTACCACTGTAAGGAATATGGGGTCCACAAATTACATTGACGTTGCGGTAAAAAGGGCAATAGAAGAAAACCTGATTAAAGGTCCCAGAATACTAACCAGCGGTAAAATTATTTGCATGAAATCTGCCGGTATTGAATATTTTCAGGGTATGTACCGTGAGGCTGACGGAGTTGATGAAAACCGCAAAGCGGCACGGGAACAACTTAAGGAAGGGGTTGATTTTTTAAAAGTTATGGCCACCGGGGCCATCATGAATCCCGGCGGCGTGCCTGGAGCACCACAACTGAATACGGAGGAAATCCGCGCAGTGGTAGAAGAAGGCATTAAGCTGTCCAAGTATACCGCTGCCCACGCGCACGGGGCACAAGGCATAAAAAACGCCATCCGGGCCGGTGTGAGAACCATCGAACACGGAACCCTGGCGGACGACGAGGCCATTGAAATGATGGTGGCTGATCAAATTTATATGGTTCCTACTCTAACTTCCAACTACTTAATGTTGCAACACGGAGAAGAGGAAGGCGTCCCGAGCTTTATGATGGAAAAGGCAGAAGAAGTGTCAGAGATCAGAGTACAAACAGCAAAGAAAGCCATTACGGCCGGCGTCAAAATAGCCATGGGAACAGATGCCGGTACCCCCTATAATTACCATGGAAAGAACAGCCTTGAAATGGTACGGTTTGTAGAAGAAAACTTGATGACCGAAATGGAGGCCCTTTGTGCTGCCACGCAAACGGCGGCAGAAACAATTGGCCTGGAAGATATGATAGGAACTCTGAAAACCGGAAAAACAGCAGATATTGTAGTACTTGAAAAAAATCCACTGACGGATATAAAGTGTCTGCTTAATGGAGAAAACATATATAAAGTCTTTAAAGAAGGGGTTTTAGTAAAATAA
- a CDS encoding ATP-grasp domain-containing protein, producing MLETKKILFICDQSDIPIIESSFSNQPGYNITLETSEKIINIGVKEYLRETIHLINSNPDMFDAVIGTHDSSAVFAAVICEQTGKIFASINGIINCQNKYVSRTIQSRCVPECTPDFCLDRDYLQGNSNIAPVFVKPARSNVSFSSQQINSPDTLLELIAQNTEKIIDYNGYFVDALAISTAEQPPQNLETLNRFLCEEVIKGDQVTVDGYVFNDDVKIFGVTKAHFFGDGISFKHHEFPYDLNPAMQSKIHSMVINLIPALGLNNTFFNVELRIDETLGEINIIEVNSRIAFQFAKTIKAVRGFDPLLWLCEVATGRKPTVDKHCAPTFKYCYNFELRKFKDKKIVKTPIKANLEEIKISYPEIEIRNIVKENTYLSDYKQNPASYRYCILDIPGNNREEIMNKFEQIKPMLGYQFEDI from the coding sequence TTGCTGGAAACTAAAAAGATATTATTTATTTGCGATCAAAGTGACATTCCCATCATCGAAAGCAGCTTTTCCAATCAGCCAGGTTACAACATAACGCTGGAAACCTCAGAAAAAATAATCAACATTGGTGTAAAAGAATATCTCCGGGAAACCATTCATCTAATCAACAGTAACCCTGATATGTTTGACGCCGTTATTGGCACTCACGATTCATCAGCAGTATTTGCCGCTGTTATTTGTGAACAAACCGGTAAGATATTTGCTTCGATAAATGGTATTATTAATTGTCAAAACAAATATGTTTCGAGAACCATCCAATCAAGATGCGTTCCAGAATGTACTCCGGATTTTTGCTTAGATCGGGATTATCTCCAAGGTAATAGCAACATCGCTCCTGTTTTTGTTAAGCCTGCCCGTTCAAACGTATCCTTTTCCAGCCAACAGATTAATTCTCCTGACACCTTGCTGGAGTTGATTGCACAAAATACCGAAAAGATTATAGATTACAATGGGTATTTCGTTGATGCACTGGCCATCAGCACAGCTGAACAACCTCCCCAGAACTTGGAAACATTAAACCGCTTCCTTTGCGAAGAAGTAATTAAAGGAGACCAGGTTACAGTTGACGGCTATGTGTTCAATGATGACGTAAAAATATTTGGGGTGACTAAAGCCCATTTTTTTGGGGATGGCATTAGCTTCAAACACCATGAGTTTCCGTACGACTTAAATCCTGCCATGCAGTCTAAAATACACTCCATGGTAATAAACTTAATCCCGGCACTTGGTCTTAATAACACCTTTTTCAACGTGGAATTAAGGATTGATGAAACATTAGGAGAAATCAATATCATAGAAGTTAACAGCCGTATCGCCTTTCAGTTTGCAAAAACGATAAAAGCTGTAAGGGGTTTTGACCCGCTTCTTTGGCTTTGTGAAGTTGCCACCGGCAGAAAACCCACAGTAGATAAACACTGTGCACCTACGTTTAAATACTGTTATAATTTTGAACTCCGAAAGTTTAAAGACAAAAAAATTGTTAAAACTCCCATTAAGGCCAATCTGGAAGAAATAAAGATTTCATATCCTGAAATAGAGATTAGAAACATCGTAAAAGAAAACACATATCTTTCCGATTACAAACAGAATCCTGCCAGTTACAGATATTGTATTTTAGACATCCCCGGCAATAACCGGGAAGAAATAATGAATAAATTTGAACAGATTAAACCCATGTTGGGCTATCAATTCGAGGATATTTAA